One Lycium barbarum isolate Lr01 chromosome 5, ASM1917538v2, whole genome shotgun sequence genomic window carries:
- the LOC132639334 gene encoding agamous-like MADS-box protein AGL80, whose protein sequence is MISNSDESQRKARRITSLSKQANDLSTLCDIPIALIIFSPGETNPTIWPNEDEAKVIVTRYLSHIENEKFKNLVKLETYFSSKLEEKENNIRKTEQRNKEKKIEITFNRLYEGKVNIFDLDATEINELLKLSALTQDKLDDRRKRLEQQSHTSQPPSLLSNIE, encoded by the coding sequence ATGATTAGCAATTCAGATGAAAGCCAAAGAAAAGCAAGAAGAATTACTAGTTTGTCCAAACAAGCAAATGACTTGTCTACCTTATGTGACATACCTATTGCTCTAATAATTTTTAGTCCTGGAGAAACCAACCCTACTATTTGGCCCAATGAAGATGAGGCTAAGGTTATAGTAACTAGGTATTTGAGTCACATAGAGaatgaaaaatttaaaaatttagtTAAACTTGAAACCTACTTTTCTTCTAAATTGGAGGAGAAAGAAAATAATATTAGAAAAACTGAGCAAAGAAACAAGGAGAAGAAAATAGAAATCACGTTCAATCGATTATACGAAGGAAAGGTTAATATATTTGACCTTGATGCTACAGAAATTAACGAATTGTTAAAGTTATCTGCTCTTACACAGGATAAACTTGACGATAGGAGAAAGCGACTCGAACAACAATCTCACACTTCTCAACCTCCATCACTTCTCTCTAATATTGAATAG